Proteins encoded in a region of the Spirochaetota bacterium genome:
- a CDS encoding Gfo/Idh/MocA family oxidoreductase: protein MKKRSNIAVIGLRFGGSFPLIYRDHPDVGSVAVCDSDEATLTSYADRYGITERFRDVRDVLASDDIDAVHIVTGIPNHAELSLAVLNAGKHCACTVPMATSISDMKEIVKAERRNRRNYMMMETAVYTYQFLFARDMHARGEFGRIQLLRGAHYQDMEHWPPYWMGLPPLWYATHAVAPLLALECVRATKVHCFGTGVMRDELTTQYGNPFPAETALFRLSNGIAAEVTRSLFQTAHEYLECFHVYGEKHSFEWHTEHEMPLVTTMKPSSGGKRGNEIVCERVEPKDKRELLPEAIRTYTEVHIIPDPKNPHQSIKQGGGHHGSHPHLVHEFIRSIVEERPSAIDSVTAANWSAAGVCAHESAMNDGRGVTVPDFS, encoded by the coding sequence ATGAAAAAGAGATCGAATATCGCGGTGATAGGACTTCGATTCGGCGGCAGTTTCCCGCTGATATATCGTGACCATCCGGACGTCGGCAGTGTTGCGGTATGCGATTCTGACGAGGCGACGCTCACCTCGTATGCCGACAGATACGGCATTACGGAGCGCTTCCGCGATGTGAGGGACGTGCTCGCTTCTGACGATATCGATGCGGTGCATATCGTTACCGGCATTCCGAACCACGCCGAGCTTTCCCTCGCGGTGCTCAATGCGGGGAAGCATTGTGCGTGCACCGTCCCGATGGCGACATCCATCAGCGATATGAAGGAGATAGTGAAGGCGGAGCGCCGGAACAGAAGGAACTACATGATGATGGAAACGGCGGTATATACCTATCAGTTCCTCTTTGCCCGGGATATGCACGCTCGCGGCGAGTTCGGCAGGATACAGCTCCTTCGCGGTGCGCATTATCAGGATATGGAGCATTGGCCGCCGTATTGGATGGGGCTGCCCCCCCTGTGGTATGCGACGCATGCCGTTGCACCCCTTCTTGCGCTTGAGTGTGTGCGCGCGACTAAGGTGCATTGCTTCGGCACCGGCGTCATGCGCGATGAGCTCACAACGCAGTACGGTAATCCGTTCCCCGCTGAAACCGCTCTCTTCCGGCTCTCGAACGGCATTGCCGCCGAAGTGACGCGTTCGCTGTTCCAGACAGCGCACGAATATCTTGAATGCTTCCATGTGTACGGAGAGAAGCACTCGTTCGAATGGCACACGGAACACGAGATGCCCCTCGTGACCACGATGAAGCCCTCGTCCGGAGGCAAACGGGGCAATGAGATCGTGTGCGAACGGGTAGAGCCGAAGGACAAAAGGGAGTTGCTGCCGGAAGCGATACGCACATATACGGAGGTTCATATCATCCCCGATCCGAAGAACCCGCATCAATCGATAAAACAGGGCGGCGGGCATCATGGGTCACATCCGCATCTTGTCCACGAATTCATTCGGAGCATCGTCGAGGAGCGTCCAAGCGCCATCGATTCTGTCACCGCGGCGAATTGGTCGGCTGCGGGTGTCTGTGCGCATGAGTCTGCTATGAATGACGGCAGGGGAGTGACGGTGCCGGATTTTTCGTAG
- a CDS encoding IclR family transcriptional regulator: MIQVLGRAFGIIEHIGQCGSSPLRDIALAADLPKNTTANILKTLKDLGYLAKNDAGRYSLGNRCARLVSAYHGAAAMPLLRDAMTGLSGTLRESVVAAVLENGDRRVIAEAQCIREVTVNMNMSRTESAYAFTTGRVFLAYMSAPALREFIERQGLPKAEEWRNAVTRSGLHAALASIRRKGISIIHQGETMGFASPVFGADRTVACALGVYLPTSRYTKDVRSTIPRELKAAAESLSAQYINAGITAFLTPHKKPI; the protein is encoded by the coding sequence ATGATACAAGTTCTCGGGCGGGCGTTCGGCATCATAGAGCATATCGGCCAATGCGGGAGTTCACCGCTCAGGGATATCGCCCTCGCCGCAGATCTCCCGAAGAACACGACTGCGAACATACTGAAAACCCTCAAGGACCTCGGCTATCTTGCGAAGAACGATGCGGGGCGGTATTCGCTCGGGAACCGATGCGCGAGGCTTGTTTCGGCCTACCATGGTGCCGCGGCCATGCCGCTCCTGCGTGATGCGATGACCGGGCTTTCGGGAACGCTTCGCGAATCCGTCGTCGCTGCCGTGCTTGAGAACGGCGATCGGCGGGTAATAGCCGAAGCACAATGCATCCGAGAAGTGACCGTGAACATGAACATGTCACGCACCGAATCGGCATATGCATTCACCACAGGACGGGTTTTCCTTGCCTATATGTCGGCGCCTGCTCTCAGGGAATTCATCGAACGACAGGGTCTTCCGAAAGCGGAGGAATGGAGGAACGCTGTCACAAGAAGCGGCCTTCATGCAGCGCTTGCATCGATACGACGCAAAGGCATATCCATCATCCATCAGGGAGAGACCATGGGGTTCGCATCCCCCGTGTTCGGTGCCGACCGTACGGTCGCCTGCGCTCTGGGCGTGTACCTGCCCACAAGCCGATATACCAAGGACGTCAGAAGCACTATTCCGCGGGAGCTCAAGGCGGCCGCGGAAAGCCTTTCAGCACAGTACATCAATGCAGGAATAACAGCGTTCCTCACTCCGCATAAAAAGCCAATATAG
- a CDS encoding AraC family transcriptional regulator, which produces MTCIIGNMGMIRLSIEKCRRLQTANYSFFKEPYLHPDRVMPAHDIVLIVAGGWEICEENERFMLGPGDAIFLFAGRRHYGERGCEYGTRTMWVHAYPERDDAFIRTAAVGRNTDSALYLPTVIRTGGDPRVISLFEGIVQNYWSSSATNRMRSRVLFSELMLELSALAHTAHDPAANAIDYIVNLIEMNPAKNYSIDALAKAVGMNRRTLTMQFRKRMKRSIHQFAVAHKVRMAASVFAHAPGTPVRVVASMFGFYDEFHFSRTFKQLTGAAPTEYKKGRSQP; this is translated from the coding sequence ATGACATGTATAATCGGGAATATGGGCATGATACGCCTCTCTATCGAGAAATGCCGCAGGCTTCAAACGGCGAACTATTCATTCTTCAAGGAGCCGTACCTCCATCCGGACCGCGTCATGCCGGCTCATGATATCGTCCTTATCGTCGCCGGCGGCTGGGAGATATGCGAGGAGAACGAGCGCTTCATGCTCGGGCCCGGCGATGCGATATTCCTCTTCGCCGGACGCCGTCACTACGGCGAACGCGGCTGTGAATACGGTACACGGACGATGTGGGTGCACGCCTATCCGGAACGCGACGATGCATTCATACGTACCGCTGCCGTCGGCAGGAACACCGACAGCGCCCTGTACCTGCCGACGGTGATACGTACGGGCGGTGACCCGCGGGTCATTTCGCTCTTCGAGGGCATCGTTCAGAACTACTGGTCGTCATCCGCAACGAACAGGATGCGTTCACGTGTGCTTTTTTCCGAGCTCATGCTCGAGCTCTCCGCGCTCGCGCATACGGCTCACGACCCCGCCGCCAACGCCATCGACTACATCGTTAATCTCATCGAGATGAACCCTGCAAAGAACTATTCCATCGATGCGCTCGCGAAAGCGGTGGGGATGAACCGGCGTACGCTTACCATGCAGTTCAGGAAGCGCATGAAACGATCGATACATCAGTTCGCGGTCGCACACAAGGTCCGCATGGCCGCATCGGTGTTCGCCCATGCACCGGGTACGCCGGTCCGCGTCGTCGCATCGATGTTCGGATTCTACGACGAATTCCATTTCTCTCGAACGTTCAAGCAGCTCACCGGCGCAGCACCGACCGAGTACAAAAAAGGCCGTTCGCAGCCGTAA
- a CDS encoding GntR family transcriptional regulator, with protein sequence MTDTTPRFVRIKDSIKADIAAGKYRPGQRVPAQASLIRDFGVTQSTLTRAVHDLIREGVLETRHGSGTYVAARTTKTQRIEIIIPDVINPFYPFFASAAAAAAHRHGFDSDIHLADPRTGEAALLRRLLATPESIIVTRGMHSDLVKRLVNRQMERFIFFNRIPGLSEKANLFLTDLESGGYRAASHLIAQGHRRIAFIGENLASDTGRFAGYRRALSEHRIPLDERLVFSFGPRPSFQYHSERKKRSFIDGILTSIGRTKNAPTAIFAYSDYIAMYLLSACFIRNISVPASLSICGFDGVHTEQTAMFGLTTVRQPAAALADKAFAMLSDGSLAKGGIVVTHSPEIVPGKTVKDIRKKKGARP encoded by the coding sequence ATGACCGATACCACCCCGCGTTTCGTACGCATCAAGGACAGCATCAAAGCCGATATTGCCGCAGGGAAATACCGCCCGGGACAGCGTGTGCCCGCGCAGGCATCGCTCATCAGAGATTTCGGCGTTACGCAGTCAACGCTTACGCGCGCGGTCCATGACCTCATACGTGAGGGGGTTCTTGAGACACGTCATGGGAGCGGGACCTATGTGGCAGCGCGTACAACGAAGACGCAGCGCATCGAGATAATAATACCCGATGTCATCAATCCGTTCTATCCTTTTTTTGCATCCGCGGCAGCGGCAGCGGCACATCGCCATGGTTTTGATTCCGATATTCACCTTGCAGATCCGCGTACGGGAGAGGCTGCGCTCCTCAGGCGGCTCCTCGCCACGCCAGAATCGATCATTGTCACGCGCGGCATGCACTCCGATCTGGTGAAGCGTCTCGTGAACCGTCAGATGGAACGCTTCATCTTCTTCAACAGGATTCCCGGGCTCAGTGAAAAGGCCAATCTCTTTCTCACCGACCTTGAGTCAGGCGGGTATAGAGCTGCATCGCACCTCATCGCGCAGGGGCATCGCCGCATCGCTTTCATCGGAGAGAACCTTGCCTCCGACACGGGCAGATTTGCCGGATACCGCCGGGCGCTCTCGGAGCATCGAATCCCGCTCGATGAGCGTTTGGTTTTTTCATTCGGACCTCGACCGAGCTTTCAATACCATTCGGAACGGAAGAAGCGCTCGTTCATCGACGGTATCCTGACATCGATCGGACGCACGAAGAACGCACCGACGGCGATCTTCGCCTACAGCGACTATATCGCGATGTATCTCCTGTCCGCATGCTTTATCCGGAACATATCCGTACCGGCATCGCTTTCCATCTGCGGGTTCGACGGCGTACATACCGAACAGACAGCGATGTTCGGCCTCACGACCGTTCGTCAGCCGGCAGCAGCCCTGGCGGACAAGGCCTTCGCCATGCTATCCGACGGTTCGCTCGCAAAAGGCGGCATTGTCGTCACCCATTCCCCTGAGATCGTTCCCGGCAAGACCGTGAAAGATATCCGTAAAAAAAAAGGAGCGCGTCCATGA
- a CDS encoding N-6 DNA methylase: MHSRSAADRFRTEIIRRWGSCGIIGNDAPQAVDAERIIHTAYGFDAGQFDLFTESGSGSVADDGNTLSAGALASVYERSIDRETRRKKGQFYTPDDIISFMTGRALAYAGGMHGTMFDPAFGCGGFLIDMLARRVASCDIPSFSDSELTAQYRAVIDSAYGYEIDPGAFRIARSYLLLVLMPFAAEFTRRGMHAPEVHLRMQNADALSADPSSIKADLAVFNPPYLGEKGNKAVFDDVLNRYPHWRTHYRARMDYLYWFIALGIESLTEGGVLTAVTSTYWFTAASADRLRELVRTRSMLREIIIFEGRSGVFPQANVHAAVFTLVRTDDSSACDANRPRIVLLKDRTREAMLSAYRAHMNSTEFEDGSISIFTGPEQRTMTGSWVFTRKPARTERGTVTLGDICEIRQGIVPNPQRVTGRMASGGMLRGEPIFVFDEEQYREFSTTISRKERALLVPFHKNTDIGPKGIASPRYHLLYIDRTIDIGRYPAIRRHLMRYRKILSARRECRTGKIPWYSLHWPRTRSLFTTASIVCPYLSARPVFAYTDGIYAASDVYYITFRPGQKGDLRELAACLNSRPVIAWLHDHIARKGDMIMLTSSTLRSLPISSSLVPVLKR; the protein is encoded by the coding sequence GTGCATTCCCGCTCCGCTGCCGATCGCTTTCGTACCGAGATAATACGCCGCTGGGGTTCATGCGGCATCATTGGCAATGATGCTCCGCAGGCTGTCGATGCAGAACGCATCATCCATACAGCGTATGGATTCGATGCGGGGCAGTTCGATCTTTTCACCGAAAGCGGTTCAGGTAGTGTTGCGGATGACGGGAACACCCTCTCCGCCGGAGCGCTCGCATCCGTGTACGAACGGTCGATAGACCGCGAAACGCGCAGAAAAAAAGGGCAATTCTATACTCCGGACGATATCATATCGTTCATGACCGGCCGTGCGCTGGCATATGCCGGCGGCATGCACGGCACCATGTTCGACCCGGCGTTCGGCTGCGGCGGTTTTCTCATCGACATGCTCGCGCGCCGCGTCGCATCGTGCGATATTCCCTCGTTCTCGGACAGCGAACTGACAGCACAGTACCGCGCTGTCATCGATTCGGCATACGGTTATGAGATAGACCCGGGAGCCTTCCGTATCGCGCGCTCTTACCTCCTCCTCGTCCTCATGCCGTTCGCGGCTGAATTCACACGGCGCGGCATGCATGCCCCCGAAGTACACCTTCGAATGCAGAATGCGGACGCCCTTTCCGCCGACCCATCGTCGATCAAAGCGGACCTCGCTGTATTTAACCCCCCCTATCTCGGCGAAAAGGGGAACAAGGCGGTGTTCGATGATGTCCTTAATCGCTATCCGCACTGGCGTACGCATTATCGTGCACGCATGGATTATCTCTATTGGTTCATCGCCCTTGGTATCGAGTCACTGACCGAGGGCGGCGTGCTGACGGCGGTAACGAGCACGTACTGGTTCACCGCCGCATCCGCGGACAGGCTCAGGGAACTCGTGCGCACTCGATCGATGCTCCGCGAGATAATAATTTTCGAAGGGCGTTCCGGCGTGTTCCCGCAGGCCAATGTTCACGCAGCCGTGTTCACGCTGGTGAGGACGGACGACAGCAGCGCATGCGATGCGAACCGCCCGCGCATCGTTCTCCTGAAAGACCGCACCCGCGAGGCGATGCTCTCGGCATATCGCGCGCACATGAACAGCACGGAATTCGAGGACGGATCGATCTCAATATTCACCGGACCGGAGCAGCGCACGATGACGGGCTCATGGGTATTCACCCGAAAACCCGCAAGGACCGAACGCGGTACCGTTACACTCGGCGATATCTGCGAAATTCGGCAAGGCATCGTACCGAACCCCCAGCGTGTGACAGGGCGTATGGCGAGCGGAGGTATGCTTCGCGGCGAACCGATATTCGTTTTTGATGAGGAGCAGTATCGGGAATTCTCAACGACCATATCACGGAAGGAACGCGCCCTCCTCGTACCGTTCCACAAGAACACCGACATCGGACCGAAAGGGATAGCATCACCGCGCTATCATCTTCTCTACATCGACAGGACTATCGATATCGGACGATACCCCGCAATACGGCGCCATCTGATGCGCTATCGGAAAATACTGTCGGCTCGACGCGAATGCCGAACGGGAAAGATACCGTGGTATTCTCTGCATTGGCCGCGCACACGCTCGCTCTTCACAACAGCATCGATAGTATGTCCCTATCTCAGCGCCCGGCCGGTATTCGCCTATACCGATGGGATATATGCCGCATCCGATGTGTACTACATTACATTCCGCCCCGGCCAGAAGGGCGATCTCCGTGAGCTTGCGGCTTGTCTGAATTCACGTCCTGTCATCGCCTGGCTGCACGATCACATCGCGAGAAAAGGCGATATGATCATGCTTACGAGCAGCACCCTTCGCTCCTTGCCGATCTCTTCATCACTGGTGCCGGTGCTGAAACGATAA
- a CDS encoding LacI family DNA-binding transcriptional regulator — protein MLKYSALKQKIVADIAAKKRAPGTRIPGVRDIMAKHKVSQNTVASALKELAREGIIELRHGSGIYVRDIGGRRTVAIGLILTEADNPFLSRFLEALTSAKDEHAFNIITKVSGFDPIREREAADALQAAGAKAIMLLPEPAGVNHRHFAAIDKRGIPVVNVIRRFADADCAYVVPDNHRAGVIAAEHLIAKGSRNLVYIGSSVLSRIDERREGFSSAAEKAGIDMSRRRFVSIAEQNTVEEGMRAFARAKEQIKTIDGVFAFHDIYAAGVLRHCLKNGIRVPEDIRLIGCDDLDIAACLTPSLTTIDYGMDTMAAKALSIIDDRLAGREPERSDITLTPRLIIRESA, from the coding sequence ATGCTGAAATATTCCGCATTGAAGCAGAAGATAGTCGCCGACATTGCCGCAAAAAAAAGAGCGCCGGGCACACGTATCCCCGGTGTCCGCGATATCATGGCAAAACACAAGGTGAGCCAGAACACCGTCGCAAGCGCGCTCAAGGAACTTGCCCGCGAGGGTATCATAGAACTTCGCCACGGCAGCGGCATTTATGTACGCGACATCGGGGGGCGGCGTACGGTCGCCATCGGGCTCATACTCACCGAAGCGGACAATCCGTTCTTAAGCCGCTTCCTCGAAGCGCTCACATCGGCCAAGGACGAACATGCGTTCAACATCATCACCAAGGTCTCAGGATTCGACCCCATTCGTGAGCGGGAAGCCGCCGATGCGCTCCAGGCCGCAGGGGCAAAGGCCATTATGCTGCTCCCCGAACCCGCGGGTGTCAATCACCGCCATTTTGCGGCGATAGACAAGCGGGGTATACCGGTAGTGAACGTCATCAGGCGATTTGCCGACGCCGATTGCGCATATGTCGTACCGGACAATCATCGTGCCGGGGTCATCGCTGCCGAACACCTTATCGCCAAAGGCTCGCGCAACCTCGTTTACATCGGAAGCAGCGTGCTCTCGCGCATCGACGAGCGACGCGAGGGTTTCTCCTCCGCAGCAGAGAAAGCCGGCATCGATATGAGCCGCCGGCGCTTCGTATCGATTGCGGAACAGAATACCGTTGAAGAAGGCATGCGTGCGTTCGCACGGGCAAAAGAGCAGATAAAGACCATCGATGGCGTGTTCGCGTTCCACGATATCTATGCTGCCGGTGTACTTCGTCATTGCCTGAAGAACGGCATACGCGTGCCCGAGGATATTCGCCTCATCGGCTGCGACGATCTTGATATCGCCGCGTGTCTCACCCCGTCGCTCACCACCATCGATTACGGTATGGATACGATGGCCGCAAAAGCGCTCTCCATCATCGACGACAGACTGGCGGGACGCGAGCCGGAACGATCGGATATCACACTTACCCCGCGTCTTATCATCCGAGAAAGCGCCTAA